Proteins encoded within one genomic window of Mycolicibacterium aubagnense:
- a CDS encoding sensor histidine kinase, protein MSSDLPAEASGTRVWQPRSWSLRVRLLVTQVLLLALVIIGVGAATEFALQRFLLHQLNDQVLEAGRRSAAIFELPPPPMAPPLTGGVPRPSMDPHFRMRFDPEAGPGPGFLNAPGQAVGTLGAVVFRGQVDAGVITSEGSRASLSTTATAQLAQVPPDRKIRTMEIDGLGRYRVIGLPPRHGGPQTIVTGLPTRHVDNTLLWVLGMFCAVGALALIGATTVGVWIIRRQLAPLSRVSAAARDVADRELDRGEVQLPPEIVHVDPVAAHTEVGQLGSALNRMLDRVAAALAARHASETRVRQFVADASHELRTPLAAIRGYTELAQRKSGELPADVAHAMNRVESETARMTRLVEDMLLLARLDAGRPLEMESVDLSQLIVDAVSDAHVAGPDHDWSLDLPDEPITIEGDPARLHQVLVNLLANARTHTPAGTSVTIALTADPDATVISVADDGPGIPKALQPEVFERFARGDSSRSRQAGSTGLGLAIVAAVVKAHGGTISADSRPGATVFTVRLPAVPAGSVSQPPHSVASTSA, encoded by the coding sequence ATGTCCTCCGACCTGCCCGCTGAGGCGTCCGGCACGCGGGTCTGGCAGCCGCGGAGCTGGTCGCTGCGGGTCCGCTTGCTGGTCACCCAGGTGCTGCTGCTGGCACTGGTCATCATCGGCGTCGGTGCGGCGACCGAGTTTGCGCTGCAACGTTTTCTGCTGCACCAGCTGAACGACCAGGTACTGGAGGCGGGCCGGCGCTCGGCCGCCATCTTCGAGCTGCCGCCACCGCCCATGGCGCCGCCCCTGACCGGTGGGGTACCGCGGCCGTCCATGGATCCGCATTTCCGCATGCGCTTCGACCCCGAGGCCGGCCCCGGCCCCGGCTTCCTCAACGCACCCGGGCAGGCCGTCGGCACCCTCGGGGCGGTGGTGTTCCGCGGCCAGGTCGACGCCGGCGTCATCACTTCCGAGGGTAGTCGCGCGTCGTTGAGTACCACGGCCACAGCACAATTGGCGCAGGTACCGCCGGACCGCAAGATCCGGACCATGGAGATCGACGGGCTGGGCCGCTATCGCGTCATCGGCCTGCCTCCCCGGCACGGCGGGCCACAGACCATCGTGACCGGGCTGCCCACCAGACACGTCGACAACACGCTGCTATGGGTGCTCGGCATGTTCTGTGCGGTGGGGGCACTGGCGCTGATCGGCGCGACGACGGTCGGCGTCTGGATCATCCGGCGCCAACTCGCCCCGCTGTCAAGGGTTTCCGCCGCCGCGCGCGACGTGGCCGACCGGGAACTGGACAGGGGAGAGGTGCAGCTGCCGCCGGAGATCGTCCACGTCGACCCGGTCGCCGCGCACACCGAAGTGGGCCAACTGGGTTCGGCGCTGAATCGCATGCTGGACCGGGTCGCCGCCGCCCTCGCGGCCCGTCATGCCAGTGAGACGCGGGTGCGCCAGTTCGTGGCCGACGCCAGTCACGAACTCCGCACACCGCTCGCCGCGATCCGCGGCTATACCGAACTGGCGCAACGCAAGAGCGGCGAGCTTCCCGCCGACGTTGCCCACGCGATGAACCGCGTCGAATCCGAGACAGCGCGCATGACCCGGCTCGTCGAGGACATGCTCCTGCTGGCGCGACTGGACGCCGGCCGGCCGCTGGAGATGGAGAGCGTCGACCTGTCGCAACTGATCGTCGATGCCGTCAGCGATGCACACGTCGCCGGTCCCGATCACGACTGGTCGCTGGACCTGCCCGACGAACCCATCACCATCGAGGGTGATCCGGCCCGGCTGCACCAGGTGCTGGTGAACCTGTTGGCGAATGCCCGTACCCACACGCCGGCGGGGACATCGGTGACCATCGCGCTGACCGCTGATCCGGACGCGACGGTGATCAGCGTCGCCGACGACGGCCCGGGCATTCCAAAGGCGTTGCAGCCCGAGGTGTTCGAGCGGTTCGCCCGCGGTGACTCGTCGCGGTCCCGGCAGGCCGGTAGCACCGGACTGGGGCTGGCCATCGTCGCCGCCGTGGTGAAGGCGCACGGCGGCACCATCAGCGCCGACAGCCGACCCGGAGCCACGGTATTCACGGTGCGGTTGCCCGCGGTTCCGGCGGGTTCGGTCTCACAGCCACCGCATAGCGTCGCCTCGACGTCCGCCTAG
- a CDS encoding ABC transporter permease: MSVQLGLPRARFASRRTLVARRFVRNRPAVVALCALCLLFLGCYALPPLLPYSYTDMDFGALLQPPDGRHLFGTNALGQDVFAQTLRGMQKSMLIGVCVAVISTAIAATVGSVAGYFGGWRDRALMWIVDLLLVIPSLIIIMIITPRLGQSSRVFWLIVLFSIFGWMISSRMVRGLTMSLREREFVTAARYMGVSHARIIARHIVPNVASILIIDTTLNVGMAILAETGLSFLGFGIQPPDVSLGTLIADGTPSVTTFPWVFLFPAGVLVLIVLCANLIGDGLRDALDPSARPRRRRAPRVTK, from the coding sequence ATGAGCGTCCAGCTCGGGCTGCCCCGCGCCCGGTTCGCATCGCGCCGCACGCTGGTGGCGCGGCGGTTCGTCCGCAACCGGCCCGCGGTGGTGGCGTTGTGTGCGTTGTGCCTGCTCTTCCTGGGCTGCTACGCGCTGCCGCCGCTGCTCCCGTACTCGTACACCGACATGGACTTCGGCGCGCTGCTGCAACCACCGGACGGCCGGCACCTATTCGGCACCAACGCCCTCGGGCAGGACGTTTTCGCACAGACGTTGCGCGGCATGCAGAAGTCGATGCTGATCGGTGTCTGCGTGGCCGTGATCTCGACGGCCATCGCCGCGACGGTCGGCTCGGTCGCGGGTTACTTCGGTGGCTGGCGGGACCGGGCCTTGATGTGGATCGTGGACCTGCTGTTGGTGATCCCGAGCCTCATCATCATCATGATCATCACCCCGCGACTCGGTCAGTCCAGCCGGGTCTTCTGGTTGATCGTGCTGTTCTCGATATTCGGCTGGATGATCAGCTCACGCATGGTGCGTGGCCTGACCATGAGCCTGCGCGAACGCGAGTTCGTCACGGCCGCACGGTACATGGGGGTCAGCCACGCCAGGATCATCGCGCGGCACATCGTGCCGAATGTGGCCTCGATCCTCATCATCGACACGACGCTCAACGTGGGCATGGCGATCCTCGCCGAAACCGGTTTGAGTTTCCTGGGTTTCGGGATCCAGCCGCCCGACGTATCCCTGGGCACGTTGATCGCCGACGGCACCCCGTCGGTCACCACATTTCCCTGGGTGTTTTTGTTCCCGGCCGGGGTGCTGGTGCTGATCGTGCTGTGCGCCAACCTGATCGGTGACGGGTTGCGCGACGCGCTCGATCCCTCGGCGCGGCCCCGGCGGCGACGGGCTCCGAGGGTGACCAAATGA
- a CDS encoding response regulator transcription factor — protein sequence MHRADGKPINVLVVDDEPVLAELVSMALRYEGWDIATAGDGAAAIALAKDNPPDVVVLDVMLPDMSGLDVLRKLREQIPGLPLLLLTAKDSVEDRIAGLTAGGDDYVTKPFSIEEVVLRLRALLRRTGVANEAGGAQIVVGDLVLDEDSHEVTRGGEQITLTATEFELLRYMMRNSKRVLSKAQILDRVWSYDFGGRSNIVELYVSYLRKKIDSGREPMIHTLRGAGYVLRPAR from the coding sequence ATGCACCGGGCCGACGGGAAGCCGATCAACGTCCTGGTCGTCGACGACGAGCCGGTCCTGGCCGAGCTCGTTTCCATGGCCTTGCGCTACGAGGGCTGGGATATCGCCACCGCCGGCGATGGTGCGGCCGCGATCGCGCTGGCCAAGGACAACCCGCCTGATGTGGTCGTGCTGGATGTGATGCTGCCCGACATGAGCGGGCTCGACGTGCTGCGCAAGTTGCGTGAGCAGATTCCGGGGCTGCCGCTGCTGCTGCTGACCGCGAAGGATTCGGTCGAGGACCGCATTGCCGGCTTGACCGCGGGCGGCGACGACTACGTCACCAAGCCGTTCAGCATCGAGGAAGTGGTGCTACGACTGCGCGCGCTGCTGCGACGCACGGGGGTGGCCAACGAAGCCGGTGGCGCGCAGATCGTCGTCGGCGACCTGGTGCTCGACGAGGACAGCCACGAGGTGACGCGCGGCGGCGAGCAGATCACGTTGACCGCGACCGAGTTCGAGCTGCTGCGGTACATGATGCGCAACTCAAAACGGGTGCTGAGCAAGGCTCAGATCCTCGACCGGGTGTGGAGCTACGACTTCGGCGGCCGCTCCAACATCGTTGAGCTGTATGTGTCCTACCTGCGCAAGAAGATCGACAGTGGACGCGAGCCCATGATCCATACCCTGCGTGGCGCCGGATATGTCCTCCGACCTGCCCGCTGA
- a CDS encoding ABC transporter permease: MTRFLIRRLFNYAILLTLATFLTFALTSVTFHPLDNLLQRNPRPPQSVIDAKAHDLGLDKPLLPRYANWVSGAAHGDFGKTVTGQPVSGELGRRVWTSLRLVAIGSILGSIIGVIIGAWGAVRQYRLSDRTITVVALLILSAPTFVIANLLILGALGVNEVLGFQLFQYTGETSPYAAGGWPGFIDRLQHLVLPTTTLALGAIAGYSRYQRNAMLDVLGQDFIRTARAKGLTRRQALFKHGLRTALIPMATLFAYGVAGLVTGAVFVEKIFGWHGMGEWMVQGIQAQDANIVAAFTLFSGTTILIGGLLSDVVYAALDPRVRVS, from the coding sequence ATGACGCGGTTCCTGATCCGCCGATTGTTCAATTACGCGATCCTGTTGACGCTGGCGACATTTCTCACTTTCGCGCTCACCTCGGTGACCTTTCACCCGCTGGACAATCTGTTGCAGCGCAACCCCCGCCCGCCGCAGTCCGTGATCGACGCCAAGGCGCACGACCTCGGCCTCGACAAGCCGTTGCTGCCGCGCTACGCCAACTGGGTATCCGGGGCCGCACATGGCGACTTCGGAAAAACCGTTACCGGGCAGCCTGTTTCAGGAGAATTGGGACGGCGGGTGTGGACCAGCCTGCGGCTGGTGGCCATCGGATCGATCCTGGGCAGCATCATCGGCGTGATCATCGGGGCCTGGGGCGCCGTCCGGCAGTACCGGCTCTCCGACCGGACCATCACCGTGGTGGCGCTGTTGATCCTCAGCGCCCCGACGTTCGTCATCGCCAACCTGCTGATTCTCGGCGCGCTCGGCGTGAACGAGGTGCTCGGTTTCCAGCTCTTCCAGTACACGGGCGAGACCTCGCCGTACGCGGCAGGTGGCTGGCCCGGGTTCATCGATCGGCTGCAGCACCTGGTGCTGCCGACCACCACCCTGGCCCTCGGCGCCATCGCGGGATACAGCCGCTACCAGCGCAACGCGATGCTCGACGTGCTCGGCCAGGACTTCATCCGCACCGCACGTGCCAAGGGCCTGACGCGACGCCAGGCGCTCTTCAAACACGGCCTGCGCACCGCGCTGATCCCGATGGCCACGCTCTTCGCCTACGGAGTCGCCGGGCTGGTCACCGGCGCGGTGTTCGTCGAGAAGATCTTCGGCTGGCACGGCATGGGTGAATGGATGGTGCAGGGTATCCAAGCTCAGGACGCCAACATCGTCGCCGCGTTCACCTTGTTCTCCGGGACCACGATCCTCATCGGCGGCCTGCTGTCCGACGTCGTCTACGCCGCCCTCGACCCCCGGGTGCGGGTCTCATGA
- a CDS encoding dipeptide ABC transporter ATP-binding protein, whose translation MSAPLLEVRDLTVSFQTADEDVSAVRGMNFHIAPGEVLALVGESGAGKSATAMAVVGLLPEHAQVTGSVTLQGKQLVGLDDAAMSEVRGRVIGTVFQDPMSALTPVYTVGDQIAEALRVHDRSVGRQAARKRAVELLELVGIKQPEVRAKAFPHELSGGERQRVVIATAIANDPDLIICDEPTTALDVTVQAQILDVLRTARDVTGAGVLMITHDLGVVAEFADRAMVMYAGRAVETAPVANLYRDRVMPYTVGLLGSVPRLDAPQGSRLVPIPGSPPSMAGLAPGCPFAPRCPLADDDCRAAEPPLLEVGPGHAAACIHTDQVTGRSAAEIYGVATEPEVVADDDADRPVVLVVSDLVKTFKLSGGMLRRTVGELRAVDHVSLQLRQGRTLGIVGESGSGKTTTLHQILNLTAPQSGSITVLGHDVAGLNRDTRRELRGDLQVVFQDPVAALDPRLPVFDVLAEPLRVGTFDKNRIEDRVSELLGIVGLRHEDAARYPAEFSGGQKQRIGIARALARQPKILALDEPVSALDVSIQAGIINLLLDLQQRFDLSYLFVSHDLSVVRHLAHTVAVMYKGAVVEQGDAAQIFRDPQDPYTQRLLSAVPQPGGE comes from the coding sequence ATGAGCGCCCCGCTGCTCGAGGTCCGCGACCTCACTGTCAGCTTCCAGACCGCCGACGAAGACGTGTCGGCGGTGCGAGGCATGAACTTTCACATCGCCCCCGGTGAGGTGCTGGCGTTGGTCGGCGAGTCCGGTGCGGGCAAATCAGCCACCGCCATGGCGGTGGTGGGACTGCTGCCCGAGCATGCCCAGGTGACCGGTTCGGTGACATTACAGGGCAAGCAGCTCGTCGGGCTCGACGACGCCGCGATGTCCGAGGTGCGCGGCCGCGTGATCGGGACGGTGTTCCAGGACCCGATGTCGGCACTCACCCCGGTGTACACCGTCGGCGACCAGATTGCCGAAGCCCTTCGCGTGCACGACCGTTCGGTGGGGCGGCAGGCCGCGCGCAAGCGCGCGGTCGAACTGCTGGAGCTGGTCGGCATCAAACAGCCCGAGGTCCGCGCCAAGGCATTCCCGCACGAGTTGTCCGGCGGCGAGCGGCAGCGCGTCGTCATCGCCACCGCGATCGCCAACGACCCCGACCTCATCATCTGCGATGAACCCACCACCGCACTCGACGTCACCGTGCAGGCGCAGATCCTCGACGTGCTGCGCACCGCCCGCGACGTGACCGGCGCCGGGGTGCTGATGATCACCCACGATCTGGGGGTGGTCGCCGAATTCGCCGACCGCGCAATGGTGATGTACGCGGGCCGGGCGGTTGAGACCGCGCCCGTGGCGAACCTGTACCGCGACCGGGTGATGCCATACACCGTCGGCCTGCTGGGGTCGGTGCCGCGGCTCGATGCCCCGCAGGGCTCGCGGTTGGTGCCGATTCCCGGTTCACCGCCATCGATGGCCGGCCTCGCGCCGGGCTGCCCGTTCGCGCCGCGCTGCCCCCTGGCGGACGACGACTGCCGGGCGGCAGAGCCGCCACTACTCGAAGTCGGGCCCGGGCATGCGGCCGCCTGCATCCACACCGACCAGGTGACGGGCCGCAGCGCGGCCGAAATCTACGGGGTGGCAACCGAACCCGAGGTCGTGGCTGATGACGACGCCGACCGGCCCGTGGTGCTCGTGGTCAGCGACCTGGTCAAGACCTTCAAACTCAGTGGCGGAATGTTGCGGCGCACGGTCGGTGAACTGCGGGCGGTCGACCACGTCAGCCTGCAGCTGCGGCAGGGCCGGACCCTCGGCATCGTCGGCGAGTCCGGCTCCGGCAAGACCACCACGCTGCATCAGATTCTGAATCTGACGGCACCGCAATCGGGTTCGATCACGGTGCTTGGTCATGACGTGGCCGGCCTGAACCGTGACACGCGGCGGGAGCTGCGCGGCGACCTCCAGGTGGTGTTCCAGGACCCGGTGGCCGCTCTTGATCCCCGCCTGCCGGTGTTCGATGTCCTGGCCGAACCGTTGCGGGTCGGCACGTTCGACAAGAACCGCATCGAGGACCGCGTCAGCGAGCTCCTCGGCATCGTCGGCCTGCGGCACGAGGACGCCGCGCGCTACCCCGCCGAGTTCTCCGGCGGGCAGAAACAGCGCATCGGCATCGCCCGGGCACTGGCACGGCAGCCCAAGATTCTGGCGCTCGACGAACCGGTGTCGGCACTGGACGTCTCGATCCAGGCCGGCATCATCAACCTGCTACTGGACCTGCAGCAGCGCTTCGACCTGTCGTACCTGTTTGTCTCGCACGATCTTTCCGTGGTCCGGCATCTGGCCCACACCGTGGCGGTGATGTACAAGGGCGCTGTCGTCGAACAGGGAGACGCCGCACAGATTTTCCGCGATCCGCAGGACCCGTACACCCAGCGGTTGCTGAGTGCCGTGCCGCAGCCGGGAGGTGAATGA
- a CDS encoding ABC transporter family substrate-binding protein, protein MMASRRNRLLTVLVALLAIAALGVSISGCSSQYRGSSAGAPKLGAANDLNPRDPSTLMQGGNLRLALTAFPDNFNTLNIDGNSVDTASILRPTLPRAFIVGPDGSTTVNHDYFTDIQLTSTDPQVVTYTINPKAVWSDGTPITWQDIASQITATRGKDPAYQIASPNGSERVASVTRGVDDRQAVMTFTSHYADWRGMFAGNGMLLPKVSTANPEVFNKGQLTTPGPSAGPFVISNVDRGAQRITLTRNPRWWGARPLLDSITFLVLDDAARIPALQNNAIDATGLGSLDDMVRARRTKGVDIRTAPGPTWSHLTFNGAPGSILADPALRHAVAMGIDRQTIVTVLQHGLVDHPVPLNSHIYVAGQEGYQDNSGGTPFDPVAARHELDSLGWTLPAGRSVREKDGRPLSVRLVFYDASGGRQIGQIAQKTLADIGVRLDLVVSSGADLFSQYIIPGNFDIAAFAWQGDAFPLSGLTQIYAADGESNFGKIGSREIDAKIEQTLDELDPVKAQALANQLDRLLWAETFSLPLAQSPGNVAVRSTLANFGPAGLGDLNYMTIGFTKS, encoded by the coding sequence ATGATGGCTTCTCGTCGTAACCGGCTGCTGACGGTCCTGGTGGCCCTACTCGCCATAGCCGCGCTGGGCGTCTCGATCAGCGGCTGCTCGAGCCAGTACCGCGGATCCAGCGCCGGCGCACCGAAACTCGGTGCGGCCAACGACCTCAATCCGCGAGATCCGTCGACCCTGATGCAGGGCGGCAATCTGCGCCTCGCGCTCACCGCGTTTCCGGACAACTTCAACACGCTGAATATCGATGGCAACTCGGTCGACACCGCCTCGATCCTCAGGCCGACCCTGCCCCGGGCCTTCATCGTCGGCCCCGACGGTTCGACGACCGTCAACCACGACTACTTCACGGACATCCAGCTCACGAGCACCGACCCGCAGGTGGTCACCTACACGATCAACCCCAAGGCGGTGTGGAGCGACGGCACCCCGATCACCTGGCAGGACATCGCTTCACAGATCACCGCGACGCGGGGCAAGGACCCGGCCTATCAGATCGCCAGCCCCAACGGCAGTGAACGCGTCGCGTCGGTGACCCGCGGCGTCGACGACCGGCAGGCGGTCATGACCTTCACCAGCCACTACGCCGACTGGCGCGGCATGTTCGCCGGCAACGGCATGCTGCTGCCGAAGGTTTCCACGGCCAACCCCGAGGTGTTCAACAAGGGCCAACTGACCACACCCGGCCCGTCGGCGGGGCCGTTCGTCATCTCGAACGTCGACCGCGGTGCGCAGCGAATCACGTTGACCCGCAATCCTCGATGGTGGGGCGCCCGGCCGCTGCTGGACAGCATCACGTTTCTCGTGCTCGACGACGCCGCCCGCATCCCGGCGCTGCAGAACAACGCCATCGATGCCACCGGGCTGGGGTCACTCGATGACATGGTGCGTGCCCGACGCACGAAAGGCGTCGACATCCGCACCGCCCCGGGACCCACGTGGTCGCACCTGACCTTCAACGGCGCGCCCGGTTCGATCCTCGCCGACCCGGCGCTGCGCCACGCCGTCGCGATGGGCATCGATCGGCAGACCATCGTCACTGTCCTGCAGCACGGTCTGGTGGACCATCCGGTGCCGCTCAACAGCCACATCTACGTCGCCGGCCAAGAGGGCTATCAGGACAACAGTGGCGGAACACCTTTCGACCCGGTGGCGGCACGACACGAGCTCGACTCGCTGGGCTGGACGCTGCCTGCGGGCCGCTCGGTGCGGGAGAAGGACGGCCGGCCGTTGAGCGTTCGGCTCGTCTTCTATGACGCCTCCGGCGGCCGGCAGATCGGGCAGATCGCCCAGAAGACCCTCGCCGACATCGGCGTCCGGCTCGATCTGGTGGTGTCCTCGGGCGCAGACCTGTTCAGCCAGTACATCATTCCCGGCAACTTCGACATCGCCGCGTTCGCCTGGCAGGGCGACGCCTTCCCGTTGAGCGGTCTGACCCAGATCTATGCCGCCGACGGTGAGAGCAACTTCGGCAAGATCGGCAGCCGCGAAATCGACGCCAAGATCGAGCAGACGCTCGACGAACTCGATCCCGTCAAAGCACAGGCGCTGGCGAATCAGCTGGATCGGCTGTTGTGGGCCGAAACCTTCAGCCTGCCGCTCGCCCAGTCCCCCGGAAACGTCGCGGTCCGAAGCACTTTGGCCAACTTCGGCCCAGCGGGCCTGGGCGACCTGAACTACATGACGATCGGGTTCACCAAGTCCTGA